From the Aspergillus puulaauensis MK2 DNA, chromosome 1, nearly complete sequence genome, the window GCACTGCGATTGGAAGTTTCTCTGAAACCCAACATGGTGCCGGTGCGAATGTGACAGATCACAAGCACAGACCGAATTCCTCATCTCCACGCGTTTCTGGCAAGAATGGAAGTTCTGGAACGCGATTTAGCTTAACTGTCCTACAGTAGTGAAGTTACTTAACGATGTTATTGCATCTCTGCATTGAATTATGCTGATTAATGATTATCCTTGCAGACTTCTAGCTTGTTTTGGGGCATTGTGGCTGCCCTGGCCTGTCAGGCGTGCCGGCAATGCCATGCCATGCCATGCCATGCGAACGACTGGAGACACGACGATGAGGAAAATGGGATAAACCTAATCACTAAATAATGGAACGCATAGTCAACTCTCTTCCCGCTGTATTCAGCACCCTCGCTGCCGTCGACGACGCAAATGCAAGGCTATTGAGATCAttggtgacgaggatgagcCAGCCCTCCATGCCTCCATGCCTGCTCGGCAACTCACTCGAGTCATGCGTATCTCCCATCGATCTCAGAACCGGAGAATTCAGAATGAGTTTATTCTTTCAGACCTGTAAGGagaaagaatattattattctggTCTTTCTTatcttccatccatcctcgATCCTGTCTCGGAGATGTTCGCGCAAAAGCCAGAATGGGAATGACATGACGGTTTTGACCGACTTTTCTTACCTACCTCCCCTCCTCGCAAGGGAATAATTGTTACCCACATAGTGCTACTAGTGACGGCGGGACAGTACTATTATATGAACTGAGCTGTGTATGTACGTAGTCTGTATATTTCACAAAGAGAATGCTAGCTAATGACGTATGTACTCTGTAGGGTATCAAATTGTACAATGAAATGAGCGCTGGATCATGTAAAACTTGCTGGCTGAATGGCAGCAAGATAAGAAAAACGACAAGACAGGAGACGAAATTTCAAAAACATAATCTCGTAGCTGTTTTTGCATCAGAAACAGACATCGACATAAGAAGTGATCCCGGACGCCTAAGTAGGCGAGTCTAATTAGATAATAGAAGCACAGTAGTAGAGTGAGTGTGGTAGGTAGGAATCAAGCCCACCTCCAGCCCGAAGCAGCCGCATCTGGTCTCTGCATAACAGACGACAAGATACTATTGCAGTGTTGCCCCTGATAAACAGACAAAGGGGGCGAATACACATGCCCATAGCTGGAGGCATCCGCGGACGAACGCGCACTGGGTACCAGACTCGGCCGGTTATACTCCTGTATGAGCAGTGAGACCGCGGCATTCACGTTGATCCCTTCGCCCGTGTCTGTGATTTTGAGCGCCCATTTTGCGTCTTCTGCGCTAAAGCCTAGTTCGTTGACAATCATGTCCATGGCTTGGTCGGTTGGGTCGAGGACTTGAGGCTGGAGGAGCGAGACGGCTGCGCGCGGTGCGCGGGCCTGGGGGACTTGGGTGTTGGGTGTTCCTGCTGTCGGGACTCGGTGTTGGGGTGGTGATGCGGCTCGAGGCTGAGGTGATGGGTTGTATTCTGGGGTTGGAGTGGAGGTTGGAAGGGGTGGGATTTGTTGGTAGAGAGGGTGTGGGGGAGCACCCGCCAAGCGGTTCATGATTTCGACATAGCTGGAGATCGGGCGCTCTTCGACACCGGGGTTGGGACGGTCCCCGTTCTGATTGCGACGGTTGCGGAGTTGGACAGCGTAGGCGGCTTGTCTGCGTCGCTGAGGGTCACTGGTAAGAAGATTATCTGACGGGGAGGAGTTGCTTTCGGCTGATGATCTGGACGAGTTTGATCCGGTTTGGTGGAGAGGATGCAACCTGCGGGCCGACGTTTGAGGTCTGTATGCCTTCGAGACGGCATCtcgaaagaagctggaacGGCTTGCATCGGCTTCCTCCCATTTCGTTAACCCAAGCGATTGAGCTCGTTGGAAGATCTCATCGGCGTTGTCGACGGTTGCGATGGAGGCCAGGGCGAGGACAGCGGAGGGGCCAAGGGTGAGGACGTACGATGTCCATTCTTCTGTGTACAGTGTTAGCACCAAATCCATCGCAACGGGCGCAGAAAACAAACCTAGCGTTGCCTCCTCCTTGACAGAATCCTTGTTCGCCACATCATGCCCGTCAAATACACCCGCCTTCCTTGCCTCTTCACACTTGCTGTGAATCGGCTGGAGCAGGACTCCCAGACAGGTCCAGATCTCCGTCATATCATAAAGCTGGCCCTGCGACAGTCCACCCTTATTCCCCAATCCAAATCCCTCAGGCGGCTGAAACAAAACGTCGTTAATCCCAAACGGCTCACTAATCGACATTGCCATAGAGCGTTGTTGGTTCTTCGCCATAATGCCGCCGTTCAACCAATCCAGCTGTCCGACAATATCGCCCTCGCGGCCCTTACCACACCCAAATATCCGGCAAAATGTCCAGACCCGCCAGAATGCATCGTCGATCTCAGCTGCGCGCGTATCATCCTGGCCCGCTAGACCGCGGATTGTCTCGGGGCGGAGGAACGTGCTGCAGCGCGCAAGGATGAGCGACTTGAGCTTGACAAGAGTGTACAGGTCGCGGGTGTAGCGGTCGAGGTATAGCGACTGTGTGTACTCGGGAACAGGAGCATCAAGGTCGAAGAGAACCTGCCACTCGGAGTCCCAGGGCGGGCTCATTTCACGCAGTTCCCAGGCGGGCGGCGACATTGCGTAAACAGTATTTTGAATGAGGTCGAGCTCACGTTGCTTGAAGACTCGATAGAATTGCCGGTTCATGACGGCGAAGTTGAAGAGGTCCTGCAGCTGGTTACATCGTCGCAGAATCAACTCGACGATCTCATCGGGCAAGATCCCGGGCATCTGGCCCGAGGGCACGAATGGTGAAGGCGCAACAGGCGACTTGATTTGCTGTTCGGGAAGACCAGCGTCGAGTTCGTATACCGGTTCCGCGTTCGAATTAAAAGTAGTTGTCGAAGTAGGCATCTCGTACTGTCCGATCGGCACTGatgtcccagtcccagtgGGTTGGTTGTTGGGCATCGTGCCTTGGGAGTTGAGCGAGAGTGTgttgcttctccttctcgactggggctgtgggactatttccttttcctgcAGAGCTTCATCTGCAGCTGAGATATTAATGGCAGATTTTGTTGAGGGCTGTGCTTGACACAGCATGCCCGATGGCTGCACTTCCTTTGTTTGCAGGCGGGGCAACTTCAACCGCAGCTCTCGCTCGCTGCTGACGGACGCAGATCGCTGGGCACGCACGGGCACACTGAGCAGCTGCGCCGACCCAACCGCTTCATTTTtgttttctgcttcctctggAGTTGATGCCGTTGATGGGCGTACTTCCTGTCGGGCCGCTCGCTGCAGAAGTCCGGAGCCACTCATCGACCTTCGATGAGATCGGAAATGACCATCATCCCGGTTCTTTACGGCCTTAGCCTTCAGTGCGCCGAAGCTGGGCAGTGACATGTTGAAAGAAAACGGACCCCGGCCTTTGTCCTTGTGGGGCTTCTTGGCGTGTTTCATGGTTTCTTCTGTTTGCGCCGGGAGCAAACCCTTCTTTAGTgatttcttgctgctgctactgctactactgctgccactgctgcCGCTCTTGCGGTGGCCTGTCGGCGGAGACGGTGCTGGACGGGTGGCAATCATGTCCATATTACCTCTGCTCACCTGCAGCGGGGTATCGAGACGTGGCATTGACGTTGTCGCCGTCGTTGCCACTGGTGAGGATACGTATGGCGAATAAatccccgtctcctccttGTAGTTGCGTTCCACAAGACCGGCGAGTGCGTCTTCGAGGTCCTCTGCGGCCTGCGAGAGGGTCGGGTGATGGCGGCGCTGTTTGTGTAACTGCGACTGCGGCCGCAAGTTCACCGTCAATGATGATTCGCAGCCTTCGTCCAGGGTATCCTCGCAAATTGTTGGTTCGTGTTGGCGCGGGTATCTGTGCTTGTGCCGGATCGACAAGGGCTTCATTTGGATCGGGGGTGGGCATGGGAGAGGCTTGTTCCTTGCGGATGGTGTGCGTTTTATAGATTTTCTAGACCTTCTGGATGCCCTGGATCGGGTCGACCCGGACCGGTACAGGGATTCTGAATCGTCGAACACGCCGGCCATGGCGGGGGAGGTTATGGAGTAAGCGCCTGCAGACTTGTATGCAGACGGGGAGAACTCGGAACCGAGACTGGTAACAGATGATCTGCGACTGTAGCACGAAGATGCGTCATCGACCAGCTCGGTGGAGCATTGCGACGATGATCCTGTCTTTGGCTCAGAAATATCTCCCAAGTCGTGAGAACTTTGGCGACTATGCCGACTATATTGGCTGATGGCTATCGTCCCGTAAGAGCTGGTAGACTGATGGCGCGAGCTCACAGGCGACACAAGTGAGAAATGGGATGAAAGTTCGGGGAAAAAGCGAGTCCAGCGCGTTCCTGACTGGGAGAGAGGTCTATGGTCATCGAATTCGTCATCTCCGTCCGGCGACACAGATATATTCCCTTCCGCATTGTTGGCGGTGTTTGGTTTCTGCTTCATCGCACCTGGGCCAGACCCGCGGGATGGCGCACGgctggatgaagaagagacaCTCATGCTGAACGAGGCTTTCAGGTTATTTTTTACCTGAATATAGGATTGTTTCAAAGCATCCAGTTTACTCCTTCTTATTGCCTAGGTACCGGGACCATGGTCTCGAATGTCAAATGCCGGGCGATCTTCTTTGTGGCGAACCTCGTGGTGGACAATGCCGACTATTGATCTGAACCTCTTCCAAAGAGCCGCCGGTACCAATAATAGGATAGCCAGAGGGTGAAAGCGAACGGGTGTTCCCTTTGTCGACTCGATCGAATAAAACTGGGACAAAGGTGACACAAAGATCGCGAGAGCGAACTAGACCCTGAGTTGCGGTTTGCTGCGCAGGTGTATGTTGCATACAACCCTTCCCTCAATATCGAAGCAGAAGGATTCGGGGATGAAGACGGTTGACGGTGGGTAACAAACTCTTGCAGGATTCCTGAAGTATTAGTAGAAGAAAGCCAGCAGGCTTACTTTCGGATTGGCGTGAAGGTCCCCTAAGTAGGATGAACAAGATTATCTGGACCCAGCGTAATTAGAACCACCAAAGTAAGCCAGGGCTGGGGCCAGTCCAATCAGTAGAGCTtcgctgccactgccacttGAACGGTTTGTGGATCCCTGCCGGAGTAATATGGACTTAAAATTGTAGAATAACAGACAGAATGGGGTCGGTTTTTGTTGCTGCACAAGCGCGGGCAACTGTCGATGGTCACATTAAGTTTCCCCGAGGACAGACAACCAACGCCCCTTCTGCACTTTCTTCACCTCCAAATAATGCACCCTTCGTTCTTCACATACAACTTAACCGTGAAAATGTCCTTACTAAGGCCTTCACCTCGAGTCTTTTTTTGGATACGGCAGAGCTTAACCCTGCACAGGCTTCCTCCTATCAGGACGGGCACCTCGCCGGGATCGACAATCTGGCGCAGTTCTCGCAGTGCCGGCTCGTATTTTCTGGTAGGCTCGCCAGTGGCCACGGGGTAAACTAGTGCCAGTCCACTAAGGCTGATGGTCCTTAGCGTGAGCAACCGCGCTCAAAATAACTGGCTGGGGTTAGCGTGGGTGGCTCTGGTATGGTGGATCAACCCGTGGCCAGCGAAGGGTGTGCGCCTGGGGCTGTGTCGATGTCAGCTCACAAATAGTTCATTCACAATGCTAGTATGGAGTGCAACCACAATGAACTGTCTGATGGTCTTGTCTGGCGAGACTCTTGTGGTCTCTGTTTATTACTCATTTATTTAATATCATGTGGTGGTCGTGTTGAAGTTGTTATTGTTGCCGGATGTACTCCATACTCGTGTGTTCCAGTCCCCCCATTTTCCACGCGACTTGCTCCATGATTCTTGATTCTCATTCATTCCACCGTGCACTCCACCGGGACTAAGATCCGCACAGGATGGCCTCGCTATTCTTTGCAGTCAACAGTCACGGGCGAATTTTCCTCGCAGATTCAGGAATGGGACTATGCAAGGAAACCCGGCCCCCTACATGATCATGCTGGGGCCGCTCAGTCCGCACTTGCGCAAGAACCCGGTTCGTCGGCGCGGTCTGACTGAGGAAAGAATTTCCTTCGGAATTTCCTTCGGACTTCACAGGGATCCTCAGCACGTACTCTGGGGAGCATCCGGACATATAATCTGCCGCATAAGCCGAAGCGAAGCGTAACTCTACTCTTAAAACTTGGCCCCAATCTGGTAACTGCTAGCTCTATGGACGCGATTCAGGGTTATGGGGGCAGTCCCCATTCTTCTATTGACATTCCCCGTCCGAGTCACTACTCACAGCACGTGGTCACTACAGAAGGAAAGCGTAATCTCCCGAGCATCAGAATCAGTTGTATATTGTGTTGTGATCGTTCTGGGCGCTCAATGGCTCGCAGAATACGCGAGAGACTTTTATGCTGCCATAAGACTGAGATAGACACCCCAGACGACACCGAATAGATTCCCAACAAGGAGGCGCTGGCTAGCGGGCACCACGGTGAAGTTCAGAACCGAAACAAACGGCCAGAGCTTGAGACCAGCGAGCATGAATGGCCAGAAATTCTGAGTGATAAGCACAGTCAGCCGAGATCTCATGATTGCATTGCATTGGGTCCGGGAACCCGCGTATAACATTATTGGACTCATCAGATCAGCGAGCCAAGGAAACGGGCCCAGGGGCCAAGCGGGAAGTATGGATTAAATATTATggaaaaggaaggaaggaagatgTCAGGAGACGGATAGCTTGAAAAGTGGATGACCTACATTTGCTATTTCGTCCTTGATGACTTCATAGTCGTAGCCCCGTAAGAAGCCCATTGTCGCGATGAATGCGACAGTGTTCCAagcaccgccaacaaccTGGTCGACCACGATTTTCGCCACCGTGTTCTTGACATTGAGCttcggcttctgcttctctttttcattcactttctccttctcattcgccttgtctttctctttccccgCTTTCGGTTCGTTCTGCTCAAACCCGGGGaatcgagactcgagagtcTCAAGCCAGAGAAACGTCAATGGCGATAAGATGAGCGCGCTAGTCGTGAATTGGAACAGCGCTTGCGAGTCAAGCTCAAAGGACGTCTAGACGTATATCTCGGCTTCTCTACTATGCTGGAGCCCGCAGTGTCGACTGTCGGTGCTCCGTCCATAGAAGGAAAGCCGAGGGCTGTCAGCATGTTGATCGTTGTTGGTGCAGTGTTGGATGCTGCGCCTCCATTCGGTGTTCTTTTGGCCCTCCAAAATGTGCCTCATGCAGGACAACATCCTCTGTAGAGACTAGAGACAgggccaaaaaaaaaaaaacaattgacaaagaaaaagactAGAAGCTAACGCACCTCATCCCGATAAGACGTAATCCCCTGTGCAAGCACATTCGACCCAGCACTGATCAAAGCAGCCTGCAAAGTGGCCTTTGCGATCGGAGGAAGCGCCATAGCATCGAACACAGTAACAAAACCCCTCGTAATCTTCACGGATCACCGAGATTATACTTTGAGTTCAACGTCGATCTGATCCGCTGTTCGGAGAAGGCGTCTGAGCGGGGAGTTCttttgatggatgggatTCGAGAGACGATTGTGGCGAGGTTGAGAGGGCGCCCGTTGTGGGTGCGTGGCTTGGTTTTACGGTGAGACACAAATGGGGCAGAGCTGTCGAAGATCCAGACCACGGAGGGGATTGGTGACTGGTGAGTGAGAAGGCAATCTTATACGAAGACGAGCTGATCGAAAAGAGAAAACGAGGATTTGACACGAGGTGAAAGTGGAATGAGCAAAAACGTGGAttgagggaggaggatgggtGGAATGGATGTCCTGCTTGACGGCCAGACAGCGTTCACCTGCAGGACACGCTGGACTCTGGAAACACGACGTTTCTCCGTCCAGCGTTACTTTTTAGTGTCTTAATACTCTACTTAGGTAGCACGGTTTTCCAGCTTCCGGGACATTGTCGAGTTCTTTATTTACACCCCGGATCTATATTAAACACACCGATCGCGACAATCGCTTTAGTCCGCCAACGGTGAGATCAACGGCAACGCACAGCCAGATCTACACGAACCTTGTCGACCCTCCCCTCCAGTATTGTCTTCGCATCAAAGGATGAACAACCTCATTATTTGCGTTGGAATACGAGATCTCCACACCAAGGCTCGTAAACGAGGACAGGGATTAGCCCGATCAGGAAACACGAGAGCTTCATTTGACTGCACATCATGACGCAATAAGAATACAAGAATAGAAACAGAGTTAAATCTGGGAATATCTGGCCGTTCACCAAGATGCATCGGATTTCTTTATTGGGTTCTTTTCTAACTTTGACGTGCAAGGttatggatatatatatttcagtGCTAGGGAGCCTAATAAATGTCGTGACGCTTGAAGCTAGATACTCGCAGTGTCAAAAGGAGCCCTAGGGAAGCAGCCAGACAAGCTCTCGATAATTGGGGAGACTTTCCTATTGTGGGGTGTTGTTTTGAGCGTCGACTATCAACTGTAGGCCAGATTTATGTTGAAGGTGGTGAAGGTGCGGGACAAGCTCTGCTAATGACTGCCAATAGCTGCCGGCAACCTTTCGCGGAAAACATGACTGGGTAATCTGCTGGATACACGTGAAATCGTGAGAGTGGGTATGTTATTGTCTCCGATATGACCCAAAACGCCAGCTAGGTAGTAGCCCAGGCCGCCAAATTGAGTCCAACAGGTGTAAGCATAGCTTGTGGGATAGTATTCCCATGTAAAATCACAAGGCGTAGGCCAAAATTCCGTTTTCAGATCTGGGACACGAGACCACAGCATCGTTTCCGGGTTCCGTATACTGGTCGCCTTATCTTGCATGGACTGGTGTTTTCCTGCTCACGTTGTCGTTTGGAGTTGGGATTATATGACGGAACGAGGGCTGCGTCGAAATGCCTAGGGCTAGGAGCCGCAAGCTCCGCGCTGAGTCGGCCGCAAAAGATATCGTAAGGCTTGAATGGGATCCTTGTTCGTTGAATGTaacatggccatggccgacTCTCGCCAAAAGAGACTCCTGATATTGTCTAGCTGATATTCTGCAAGCATAATCCATTCTAGACAGACACTTGAACGCCTCCAACTGGCTTCGGAAAACGAGTAGTATCCAGAGACCGATTAATACCGCCAGCCTGGCGACGCACAAATTCAAGCATAGCATCACTATTAGGAGAACCCGGGAAAAAGTAGATTGGTGTTTTCTGCACGACCAGATGCTGCCCATCAAAGTACGCAGTAAGAACGCTCCCACTTCGCGGGCCAACAAACGAAAAGAGCATTACCTGTAGATGAAAACCAATGTTATTATCGATGTTCGATGGGGAAAGGAATGAAGGAAGGGAGTGAGGGATTCATGTTACCGGAATAATGATATGGTTTTTCAGCGATTCATCTTGCATGCGCTCTATCATGATGCCAAGAACAACGAGAAGCTCGCTTCTTAGAAGCTCGTCCGCGTCGTCTACATCGATGGCACTATGCATAGCTGCTTTGATATGCGGGTGCTTGCCACCGTGTTTGACCCAGCCGCCGTGACACTCCCAGTCAATACCGCCACGCATATCGAGTTTAATTTTTGGCGCGTAAAGCCTAATCCAAGAGTAGATATTAGCAGCAAATAGGCTAGTTGCATCGTGGATCTATTACTTACTCGAGAAACTTCCATCCCGTATAGAATGAAAGCGTATGAGTTTCACCGAGCGATTCTCGTGGCCAGACCTGCACCTCTCTGATGAAACATTCATGAATGATCCTCAAACGGGCAGAGAGAGGAAACCCATTTTTCCGCAATGTGTAAGAGCCGTGATCAATGATCTCATAAGATATCGCAACATCCGCAGCAACTTCAGGGTCTGAGGCATCAAACTCGAAAGATGACAGTCGTCCCAGAGACCAGGGTTGGAAGAAATTTGGAACTCTCGAATCAGAATCTTCAAACACCTCTGACCTGATTATTCCCAAATCTGCTTTTTTGATGGAAGGTGTCGGCCATTCTTGCAAAAGCTTATATTGAGTCCTGAGGACTGCTAAGCAATCGGCcttgatatcttttttaGACATCGCGAGCTTAGTAAAAGCGTCTGCTAGTAAGCTGACAAGGTCATCGAGTCCTTGGGACATTATTTAGAGATGATCAGAGTTGTGATTTGAAGAGAGCTGATAGAAGGAAGCGAGAAGGAactgggagaggaagagaagaggtcAGTTGAGGTAAACCTTGCGAGAAGTGGGAGCGACACCGCTAAGCGGCCTGAGGCAAACCATTGAAAAGCTTCCCTCATTCACAATGATAACAACTGGTACTTAATTAACTTGCAGTTTCAGCAAATAGATTGCGACTACAGACAATGGCCAATTTGGTCTtttggggaggatggaggagacATAAGGTGCGCATCTCGGGCGAACAGGATGAGGACTGTTTTCAAAAAAAGGCACAATAGCACGTACAACGTTAGAAGCACGGCATCTTGTTCGAACGTAGGAGACAGAAACGCTGATTTTGAAGGCTAGGGGAGTGTCGGCCTAGACGAaagagcaggagcagccATCGCGGTGGATCTTCATTTTGAATAATTGGGAGATGTCGATGAAAGGAACAAAGAAGAGATGAGGCTGGAGGTGAAATGAACTGAGTATACACCACTCTACAAGGTGCACGTGAGCTGAGGAAAGGGCAATTCTATTGTAAACACCCTAGTCAATGGTATACCATTTAATATGTAACACAACGTAAAGTATCTCCTGAGCCATGTTTTCGTAGCTGCAACCGGATAAATCGAATCCTTCACAGCCAGTGGTGCGCGATCCTTTCAAAGAGACGCCATTACCTCgtattttaataaaagaagTTGTTGACGATGGGATGGTCCGAAGGTTGTAGGCCGGGAGCAGCTATTAACAGTGAGTATAATGCTGTTTTCCCTACTGTGCTCTGTTCACCTACATTAGACATCACAATCCGTGATGGAAACAGTACCCGATACCAGGCTGCTATGTGTGGAACAGAAAATGTGAAAAATAGCTGCTAGCCACCAGACACGCATGACCTTGGTGCAGCGGTCTAGCATCTCGACAGAAAATGGGATCCACGGCAAGCCCCCAGGATGGAGCAGACGGGCCTTGGGGGTTATTTCATTGCGTAGCGGGACCTGCATTTGGTTTGAAAGGTTTGCTTTGTGTGGAAGATTCCGGCGTGTGATAAGTGATAGTTTGACGGTGATGGTAGTGGTGGTAGTGGTCTTGCGGTGGTAAGCGTATCGGTTTCAGGAAGCGTTCGTTCTCGAGTCTTGACCGTGTTCGTGTTCGCTCCCAGCAAGACGGCTATGGAGCGTGTCAGCATTGTCCAGATATAAAAGAGCCAGGGTCTTACCGTCCGTCCACAGGATAGACACTACCAGCAGCGGCCCGGCAGTGAGGGTGACGACCCCGAGAACCACCCAGGCGAGGTACGAGGAGCCGTCGATGTGGATAAC encodes:
- a CDS encoding uncharacterized protein (COG:S;~EggNog:ENOG410PSDD;~InterPro:IPR007248;~TransMembrane:1 (n9-19c24/25o40-61i);~antiSMASH:Cluster_1.5;~go_component: GO:0016021 - integral component of membrane [Evidence IEA]); amino-acid sequence: MALPPIAKATLQAALISAGSNVLAQGITSYRDETSFELDSQALFQFTTSALILSPLTFLWLETLESRFPGFEQNEPKAGKEKDKANEKEKVNEKEKQKPKLNVKNTVAKIVVDQVVGGAWNTVAFIATMGFLRGYDYEVIKDEIANVGHPLFKLSVS
- a CDS encoding uncharacterized protein (TransMembrane:1 (o15-38i);~antiSMASH:Cluster_1.5), with the protein product MFGVELVIHIDGSSYLAWVVLGVVTLTAGPLLVVSILWTDAVLLGANTNTVKTRERTLPETDTLTTARPLPPLPSPSNYHLSHAGIFHTKQTFQTKCRSRYAMK
- a CDS encoding uncharacterized protein (COG:S;~EggNog:ENOG410Q1NX;~antiSMASH:Cluster_1.5), giving the protein MSQGLDDLVSLLADAFTKLAMSKKDIKADCLAVLRTQYKLLQEWPTPSIKKADLGIIRSEVFEDSDSRVPNFFQPWSLGRLSSFEFDASDPEVAADVAISYEIIDHGSYTLRKNGFPLSARLRIIHECFIREVQVWPRESLGETHTLSFYTGWKFLELYAPKIKLDMRGGIDWECHGGWVKHGGKHPHIKAAMHSAIDVDDADELLRSELLVVLGIMIERMQDESLKNHIIIPVMLFSFVGPRSGSVLTAYFDGQHLVVQKTPIYFFPGSPNSDAMLEFVRRQAGGINRSLDTTRFPKPVGGVQVSV
- a CDS encoding uncharacterized protein (COG:S;~EggNog:ENOG410PT59;~antiSMASH:Cluster_1.5), with product MSVSSSSSRAPSRGSGPGAMKQKPNTANNAEGNISVSPDGDDEFDDHRPLSQSGTRWTRFFPELSSHFSLVSPVSSRHQSTSSYGTIAISQYSRHSRQSSHDLGDISEPKTGSSSQCSTELVDDASSCYSRRSSVTSLGSEFSPSAYKSAGAYSITSPAMAGVFDDSESLYRSGSTRSRASRRSRKSIKRTPSARNKPLPCPPPIQMKPLSIRHKHRYPRQHEPTICEDTLDEGCESSLTVNLRPQSQLHKQRRHHPTLSQAAEDLEDALAGLVERNYKEETGIYSPYVSSPVATTATTSMPRLDTPLQVSRGNMDMIATRPAPSPPTGHRKSGSSGSSSSSSSSKKSLKKGLLPAQTEETMKHAKKPHKDKGRGPFSFNMSLPSFGALKAKAVKNRDDGHFRSHRRSMSGSGLLQRAARQEVRPSTASTPEEAENKNEAVGSAQLLSVPVRAQRSASVSSERELRLKLPRLQTKEVQPSGMLCQAQPSTKSAINISAADEALQEKEIVPQPQSRRRSNTLSLNSQGTMPNNQPTGTGTSVPIGQYEMPTSTTTFNSNAEPVYELDAGLPEQQIKSPVAPSPFVPSGQMPGILPDEIVELILRRCNQLQDLFNFAVMNRQFYRVFKQRELDLIQNTVYAMSPPAWELREMSPPWDSEWQVLFDLDAPVPEYTQSLYLDRYTRDLYTLVKLKSLILARCSTFLRPETIRGLAGQDDTRAAEIDDAFWRVWTFCRIFGCGKGREGDIVGQLDWLNGGIMAKNQQRSMAMSISEPFGINDVLFQPPEGFGLGNKGGLSQGQLYDMTEIWTCLGVLLQPIHSKCEEARKAGVFDGHDVANKDSVKEEATLEEWTSYVLTLGPSAVLALASIATVDNADEIFQRAQSLGLTKWEEADASRSSFFRDAVSKAYRPQTSARRLHPLHQTGSNSSRSSAESNSSPSDNLLTSDPQRRRQAAYAVQLRNRRNQNGDRPNPGVEERPISSYVEIMNRLAGAPPHPLYQQIPPLPTSTPTPEYNPSPQPRAASPPQHRVPTAGTPNTQVPQARAPRAAVSLLQPQVLDPTDQAMDMIVNELGFSAEDAKWALKITDTGEGINVNAAVSLLIQEYNRPSLVPSARSSADASSYGHVYSPPLSVYQGQHCNSILSSVMQRPDAAASGWRWA